A single Callithrix jacchus isolate 240 chromosome 4, calJac240_pri, whole genome shotgun sequence DNA region contains:
- the CAJA-E gene encoding patr class I histocompatibility antigen, alpha chain E precursor (The RefSeq protein has 3 substitutions compared to this genomic sequence), whose translation MSPRSLLLLLSGALALTDTWASSHSLRYFHTSVSRPGRGEPHFISVGYVDDTQFVRFDSDAAIPRMEPRAPWMEQQGQEYWDRETRSARDTAQSFRVNLRTLLRYYNQSEAGSHTLQWLHGCDLGPDGRFLRGYEQFAYDGKDYLTLNEDLRSWTAADTAAQISQRKSEEACEAEHQRAYLEDTCVEWLRRYLENGKETLQRAEPPKTHVTHHPVSDHEATLRCWALGFYPAEITLTWQWDGEDQTQDMELVETRPAGDGTFQKWAAVVVPSGEEQRYTCHVQHEGLREPLTLRWEPSSQPTIPIVGIVVGLAVLGAVVTGAVVAAVMQRKESLGGKGGSYFQAACNDSAQGSDVSLTGCKV comes from the exons ATGTCGCCCCGAAGCCTCCTCTTGCTGCTCTCGGGAGCCCTAGCCCTGACCGACACCTGGGCGA GCTCCCACTCCTTGAGGTATTTCCACACCTCCGTGTCCCGGCCCGGCCGCGGGGAGCCTCACTTCATCTCCGTGGGATACGTGGACGACACGCAGTTCGTACGGTTCGACAGCGACGCCGCGATTCCCAGGATGGAGCCGCGGGCGCCGTGGATGGAGCAGCAGGGACAGGAGTATTGGGACCGGGAGACACGGAGCGCCAGGGACACCGCACAGAGTTTCCGAGTGAACCTGCGGACCCTGCTCCGCTACTACAACCAGAGCGAGGCCG GGTCTCACACCCTCCAGTGGCTGCATGGCTGCGACGTGGGGCCAGACGGGCGCTTCCTCCGCGGGTATGAACAGTTCGCCTACGATGGCAAGGATTACCTCACCTTGAACGAGGACCTGCGCTCCTGGACCGCAGCGGACACCGCGGCTCAGATCTCCCAGCGCAAGTCAGAGGAGGCCTGTGAGGCGGAGCACCAAAGAGCCTACCTGGAGGACACGTGCGTGGAGTGGCTCCGCAGATACCTGGAGAACGGGAAGGAGACGCTGCAGCGTGCGG AACCCCCAAAGACACATGTGACCCACCACCCTGTCTCTGACCATGAGGCCACCCTGAGATGCTGGGCCCTGGGTTTCTACCCTGCGGAGATCACACTGACCtggcagtgggatggggaggaCCAGACCCAGGACATGGAGCTTGTGGAGACCAGGCCAGCAGGGGATGGAACCTTCCAGAAGTGGGCGGCTGTGGTGGTGCCTTCTGGAGAGGAGCAAAGATACACCTGCCATGTGCAGCATGAGGGGCTGCGAGAGCCCCTCACCCTGAGATGGG AGCCATCTTCCCAGCCCACCATCCCCATCGTGGGCATCGTTGTTGGCCTGGCTGTCCTTGGAGCTGTGGTCACTGGAGCTGTGGTTGCTGCTGTGATGCAGAAAAAGAAGAGCTTAG GTGGAAAAGGAGGGAGCTACTTTCAGGCTGCGT GCAACGACAGTGCCCAGGGCTCTGATGTGTCTCTCACAGGTTGTAAAG TCTGA